A region from the Simiduia sp. 21SJ11W-1 genome encodes:
- a CDS encoding tetratricopeptide repeat-containing diguanylate cyclase — MGFALLLAASGGVVADDSLSVEAAFQQLEESELIGSFQDYRNAYKALGARLDPNDPSQQERYQRLGCWMQPDDTAEQIQAARANASGWLTEARANADTLGQADYQLCRGWFNEMGGNYKAALSDYNGALALAEAIEDRRLIADALSARGELLALQGDLAQALADLQVAHQLYHLLGNRYWTAYTLSMVANTYRRMGDFERAKELLLEVIGIYQQRSDIESADAARFLLALTYDDLAEYDAAYDIYQTMLAAEEARDVPRAQLGTLIAIADNRLRAGDITTATDALDRAEPLLDSELDPLNTALWNLFKANQLVATNDHARAVTLLAEAEPGLREQDQYRYLAWMQKLKAEALGQTGQWQAAFVALSAYQQTQELLQEKLRDQTSTRMRIEFDAERKDAENRALKFEREVRQARLKVLEERKRWQGMLAVLGLLLLSGAVLLAIRQWQRSHRLRYLAMTDELTGLPNRRSIYQSGKDALSECRLAGEPFSLLVFDVDYFKRINDTYGHEVGDRVLQKIAQAASECLRKHDVLGRTGGEEFLITLPSANLTAAADVAERVCKAVADIDLRQVTDNLSVTVSVGVAQYRKADSDFSQLINRADNALYRAKDSGRNAVALDGSSE; from the coding sequence ATGGGATTCGCACTTTTACTCGCCGCGAGCGGCGGCGTGGTTGCCGATGATTCGCTATCGGTAGAGGCGGCCTTTCAGCAGCTGGAAGAATCAGAGCTGATTGGCAGCTTTCAGGATTACCGCAACGCCTATAAGGCGCTGGGTGCACGTCTGGATCCCAATGACCCAAGTCAGCAAGAGCGCTACCAGCGATTGGGCTGCTGGATGCAACCCGATGATACCGCCGAGCAAATTCAGGCCGCACGCGCCAATGCCAGTGGCTGGCTGACCGAGGCCCGGGCCAATGCCGACACCTTGGGCCAGGCAGATTATCAGTTGTGCCGGGGCTGGTTTAATGAGATGGGTGGCAACTATAAAGCGGCCCTCAGTGATTACAACGGCGCGCTGGCGCTGGCAGAAGCCATAGAGGATCGTCGCCTGATTGCCGATGCCTTAAGTGCGCGCGGTGAGCTGTTGGCGCTGCAGGGCGATCTGGCCCAGGCGCTGGCCGACTTGCAGGTGGCCCACCAACTCTACCACCTGCTGGGCAATCGCTACTGGACGGCCTACACGCTGTCGATGGTGGCCAACACCTACCGGCGCATGGGCGACTTCGAGCGCGCCAAAGAATTGTTGTTGGAAGTGATTGGCATCTACCAGCAGCGCAGCGACATAGAAAGCGCCGATGCCGCACGTTTCTTGTTGGCGCTCACCTATGACGATCTGGCCGAGTACGATGCCGCCTATGACATTTACCAAACCATGCTGGCTGCTGAAGAGGCGCGAGATGTTCCCCGCGCGCAGTTGGGTACGCTCATTGCGATAGCCGATAACCGGCTGCGCGCAGGGGATATCACTACCGCCACCGATGCCCTCGATCGCGCAGAGCCCCTGCTCGATTCAGAGCTGGATCCACTCAACACGGCGCTCTGGAATTTGTTCAAGGCGAATCAGTTGGTTGCCACAAATGACCATGCCCGCGCAGTAACCCTGCTGGCCGAAGCGGAGCCGGGATTGCGCGAACAAGATCAATACCGCTACCTCGCGTGGATGCAAAAACTGAAAGCCGAGGCGCTGGGCCAAACCGGCCAATGGCAGGCAGCCTTTGTTGCGCTTTCGGCCTACCAGCAAACCCAGGAGTTACTGCAAGAGAAATTGCGTGATCAAACCAGTACGCGCATGCGCATTGAATTTGATGCAGAGCGCAAAGACGCCGAAAATCGCGCGTTGAAATTCGAGCGCGAGGTGCGCCAGGCGCGGCTGAAGGTGCTAGAGGAGCGCAAGCGTTGGCAGGGCATGTTGGCGGTGCTCGGTTTACTCTTGTTATCTGGCGCAGTGCTGCTGGCAATACGCCAGTGGCAGCGCTCCCACAGATTGCGCTACCTGGCCATGACCGACGAACTCACGGGTTTGCCCAATCGGCGCAGTATTTACCAGAGCGGCAAAGATGCCCTCAGCGAGTGCCGCCTGGCCGGTGAACCCTTTAGCCTGTTGGTGTTTGATGTTGATTACTTCAAACGCATTAACGATACCTACGGCCACGAAGTGGGCGACAGGGTGCTGCAAAAAATTGCGCAAGCGGCCAGTGAGTGTTTGCGCAAGCACGACGTGCTAGGGCGTACCGGTGGCGAGGAATTCCTCATTACCCTGCCCAGTGCGAATTTAACGGCCGCCGCCGATGTGGCCGAGCGGGTGTGCAAAGCCGTGGC